A genomic stretch from Helianthus annuus cultivar XRQ/B chromosome 1, HanXRQr2.0-SUNRISE, whole genome shotgun sequence includes:
- the LOC110884569 gene encoding DNA-directed RNA polymerases II and V subunit 8A: protein MVNPHFDDTIKVIGVDADGKKYDKVSRVQAKGEESGMHIVLDVNSQLYPMHAGQKFRMVLSQTLNEDGSAAVAASEGSKKSLADRFEYVMHGLLYKISDDKNQSGDVEVAVYISFGGLQLLMKGAPAKMGKFKVDQRLFLLLLKE from the exons ATGGTGAATCCCCACTTTGATGATACCATTAAAGTCATCGGGGTGGATGCTGACGGTAAAAAGTATGACAAAG TTTCGCGTGTTCAAGCAAAAGGGGAGGAATCGGGTATGCACATTGTGCTGGATGTGAACTCACAGTTGTATCCTATGCATGCGGGACAGAAATTTAGGATGGTTTTATCTCAAACTTTGAATGAGGATGGCTCCGCTGCTGTAGCTGCTTCTGAG GGAAGCAAGAAATCACTTGCGGATAGATTCGAGTACGTTATGCACGGGCTATTATACAAGATCTCAGATGATAAGAACCAAAGTGGTGATGTTGAAGT GGCTGTATACATATCATTTGGAGGACTTCAACTGCTGATGAAGGGTGCTCCTGCGAAGATGGGTAAGTTTAAGGTGGATCAAAGGTTGTTTCTTCTTCTGCTTAAGGAATAA
- the LOC110884582 gene encoding probable boron transporter 6, producing MDTPKTPFSGIRKDLQGRLQCYKQDWLGALHSGARILAPTAYMFFASALPVIAFGEQLNKDTDDVLSGVETLTSTAICGVIHSIFGGQPLLILGVAEPTVIMYNYLYTFAKHRPELGKELFLAWAGWVCVWTSVMLCVLAILNACTLITRFTRIAGELFGMLISVLFMQEAVKGVISEFHVPKGENDTTKEEYQFHWLYTNGLLAVIFAFGTLMTSIKSRGARSWPYGVGWLRGLIADYGVPLMVVVWTAISYAKPTEVPRDVPRRLFCPLPWEPGSLSHWTVIKVMVKVPAIHIATAIIPALMIAALYFFDHSVAAQMAQPKEFNLKKPSAYHYDLLLLGFMTLICGLVGVPPSNGVLPQSPMHTRSLAILERQLMRKKMAKCAKEGMKMEASKSEIYEKMHAAFVDMDPHTTTSPVDKELDELKEVVMDRGDGEAKVKFDPDIHIEDHIPVRVNEQRVTNLLQSFLVGSAVFAMPAIKMIPTSVFWGYFAYMSLDSLPGNQFWERLLLLFVPSRRRFKLYEGPHASYVESVPFKYIMMFTLFQLVYFLLCYGITWIPIGGILFPLPFFLLIPIREHLLPKMFPRQHLQELDASAYEEFTGHSGYMSLSRRVFEHHGDGSEASDMDDFFDVTSPEILDEMFTHRGELKLRSSFKDRQNHVDPQNGDSLA from the exons ATGGATACCCCTAAAACCCCCTTTAGTGGGATTAGGAAAGACCTTCAAGGAAGATTACAGTGTTACAAGCAAGACTGGCTGGGGGCTCTACATTCCGGCGCCAG GATATTAGCTCCCACAGCATACATGTTCTTCGCATCTGCCCTTCCAGTCATTGCATTCGGCGAGCAGCTAAATAAGGATACAG ATGATGTATTGAGTGGAGTAGAAACTCTTACCTCTACTGCTATATGCGGAGTTATCCATTCCATTTTTGGAGGACAGCCTCTTTTGATCTTAGGTGTTGCCGAACCTACTGTTATAATGTACAATTACTTGTATACTTTTGCCAAACACAGACCAGAGTTGGGAAAAGAATTGTTTCTAGCTTGGGCTGGATG GGTATGTGTCTGGACCTCTGTGATGTTGTGTGTTCTTGCAATACTCAATGCTTGCACACTCATCACAAGATTCACAAGGATTGCTGGGGAGCTTTTTGGCATGCTGATTTCCGTGCTTTTTATGCAAGAGGCTGTTAAG GGAGTAATAAGTGAGTTCCATGTACCAAAAGGAGAAAATGATACTACAAAAGAAGAGTACCAGTTTCATTGGTTGTATACAAATGGCTTGCTTGCTGTTATTTTCGCTTTTGGTACCCTCATGACTTCCATCAAGAGTAGAGGTGCCAGGTCCTGGCCATATGGCGTAG GGTGGCTACGGGGTCTTATAGCAGACTATGGGGTTCCTCTTATGGTCGTGGTATGGACTGCTATATCTTACGCCAAGCCCACAGAAGTTCCACGTGATGTTCCGAGGCGACTATTTTGTCCTCTTCCTTGGGAACCTGGATCTTTATCCCATTGGACAGTCATCAAA GTAATGGTGAAGGTTCCAGCGATTCACATTGCCACGGCCATAATACCAGCCCTGATGATAGCAGCCTTGTACTTTTTCGACCATAGCGTGGCTGCACAAATGGCACAACCGAAAGAATTTAATCTAAAAAAACCCTCGGCTTACCATTATGATTTACTGTTGCTTGGATTCATG ACTTTGATTTGCGGTTTGGTTGGAGTCCCCCCGTCAAACGGTGTCCTACCACAATCACCCATGCATACCAGAAGTCTTGCAATTCTTGAGAGACAG TTAATGCGGAAGAAGATGGCTAAGTGTGCAAAGGAAGGCATGAAGATGGAAGCAAGCAAATCAGAAATTTACGAAAAGATGCACGCTGCTTTTGTCGACATGGATCCTCATACAACAACA AGTCCTGTAGACAAGGAGTTAGACGAGTTGAAGGAAGTTGTTATGGACCGTGGAGATGGAGAAGCCAAGGTTAAATTCGACCCAGATATACATATTGAGGATCACATACCGGTTCGGGTGAATGAGCAGAGAGTAACAAATCTACTACAGTCCTTTTTAGTGGGCTCTGCGGTCTTTGCTATGCCCGCTATTAAAATGATACCCACATCTGTTTTCTGGGGATATTTTGCCTACATGTCGTTAGATAGCCTTCCTGGTAATCAGTTTTGGGAAAGATTGTTGCTCCTTTTTGTTCCTTCTCGTAGGCGTTTCAA ACTCTATGAAGGGCCTCATGCTTCATATGTGGAATCCGTACCGTTCAAATACATAATGATGTTTACACTCTTCCAGCTTGTGTATTTCTTGCTTTGCTATGGGATCACATGGATACCAATAGGTGGTATACTATTTCCGTTACCATTCTTCTTGCTAATACCCATAAGAGAGCACCTTCTTCCCAAAATGTTCCCTCGTCAACATCTTCAGGAACTAGATGCATCTGCTTATGAAGAATTTACTGGCCACTCCGGTTACATGAGTCTTTCACGAAGG GTGTTTGAACACCATGGCGATGGATCGGAAGCGAGTGACATGGATGACTTCTTTGATGTGACTTCCCCAGAGATATTGGATGAAATGTTCACCCACAGAGGAGAGTTGAAGCTAAGATCAAGCTTCAAAGATAGACAGAATCAT GTTGACCCTCAGAATGGTGATTCACTAGCCTAG